One Hevea brasiliensis isolate MT/VB/25A 57/8 chromosome 5, ASM3005281v1, whole genome shotgun sequence genomic region harbors:
- the LOC131180144 gene encoding uncharacterized protein LOC131180144 has product MICWVVASVSEGVLPQRIGVTTAKAAWNKLVSTYAFGSKAQITDLRAQLYNLKRENSSIEIYAVCDKGIADWLAVLHHPVLDEELIEFVVAGLGPAFRLFGRMLECRTYDFSFDDLYGMLLTEERHLKHEEEATVISPLVQYSQFSSFSSSSSSHMRGRGRGNRGRGRSNYQSFASNQGHGSQSQS; this is encoded by the exons atgatatg TTGGGTCGTTGCTTCAGTTTCTGAAGGAGTCCTACCTCAACGCATTGGCGTAACCACCGCCAAAGCTGCATGGAACAAATTGGTCTCCACCTATGCTTTTGGCTCGAAGGCTCAAATTACGGATTTACGTGcacaattgtacaatttaaagagAGAAAATTCTAGTATTGAAATCTATGCAGTGTGTGACAAAGGAATTGCAGATTGGCTTGCAGTGCTACACCATCCTGTTTTAGATGAGGAATTGATTGAATTTGTTGTCGCTGGTCTTGGACCTGCATTTCGTTTATTTGGAAGGATGCTTGAGTGCAGAACATATGATTTTAGCTTTGATGATCTGTATGGAATGCTCTTGACTGAAGAACGACATTTAAAGCATGAAGAAGAGGCCACTGTTATATCTCCGTTAGTTCAATACTCACAGTTCTCTTCCTTTTCATCAAGTTCATCAAGCCATATGCGCGGGAGAGGCCGCGGCAATAGAGGCAGGGGACGTAGCAATTATCAATCCTTTGCTTCAAATCAAGGTCATGGTTCTCAATCACAATCATAA